One genomic region from Conexibacter woesei Iso977N encodes:
- the rpsJ gene encoding 30S ribosomal protein S10: protein MAAATQNKIRIRLKAYDHQALETAAKEIVETATRTGATVSGPVPLPTDRNIYAVIKSPFKDKDSQEHFEIRTHKRLIDIHGPTPKTVDSLQRLDHLPAGVNIEIKLLA, encoded by the coding sequence TCCGCATTCGCTTGAAGGCCTACGACCACCAGGCCCTCGAGACGGCGGCCAAGGAGATCGTCGAGACGGCGACGCGCACTGGCGCGACCGTCTCGGGTCCCGTGCCGCTGCCGACCGACCGCAACATCTACGCGGTCATCAAGTCGCCGTTCAAGGACAAGGACTCGCAGGAGCACTTCGAGATCCGGACCCACAAGCGCCTGATCGACATCCACGGTCCGACGCCCAAGACGGTCGACTCGCTCCAGCGCCTGGACCACCTCCCGGCCGGCGTCAACATCGAGATCAAGCTCCTCGCGTAA